A stretch of the Aphis gossypii isolate Hap1 chromosome 2, ASM2018417v2, whole genome shotgun sequence genome encodes the following:
- the LOC114132001 gene encoding inhibitor of growth protein 5-like, translating to MASAPYVDEYLDSLGNLPVELKRNFALMRELGGRSQEEMRYIDKLSNDFLSNIDIYHGSKKIEKMNKIQRKFNKAKEYADDKVQLANQTYELVDEYIQKLDSELTRFEEEMQDRASSTSRYEEESLPKCGRKNNDKEINYTTSEENTYKTSKKKQIKKRVAKTSGTSGGWLPVKIKTSSVSAVSNPINPTNSVASVVVETRTDVGAGVVQSPEVIDMPVDPNEPTYCLCTQVSYAKMIGCDNPDCPVEWFHFTCVKLIIKPKGKWFCPICLKNKKKK from the exons ATGGCATCAGCACCATACGTGGACGAATATCTTGACA GTTTGGGGAACCTTCCGGTGGAGTTAAAACGTAATTTCGCTTTGATGCGAGAGCTCGGCGGTAGATCTCAAGAAGAGATGCGCTACATTGATAAACTGTCGAACGATTTTTTGTCAAATATCGATATCTACCACGGAAGCAAAAAGatagaaaaaatgaacaaaatacaGCGTAAATTCAATAAAGCAAAAGAATATGCCGATGATAAAGTTCAATTGGCTAATCAAACTTATGAATTG GTGGATGAATATATTCAGAAATTAGATTCAGAGTTGACACGTTTTGAAGAGGAAATGCAAGACAGAGCCTCCAGTACTTCAAGATATGAAGAGGAAAGTTTACCGAAAT GTGGACGTAAGAATAATGACAAAGAAATTAACTATACTACAAGTGAAGAAAACACTTACAAAACATctaaaaagaaacaaattaaGAAAA gAGTTGCAAAAACATCTGGTACATCTGGTGGTTGGCTTCCAGTCAAAATCAAAACATCTTCAGTCAGTGCTGTTTCTAATCCGATAAACCCTACCAATAGCGTAGCCAGTGTTGTGGTAGAGACCCGTACTGATGTTGGAGCTGGAGTTGTACAATCCCCGGAAGTAATAGACATGCCTGTTGATCCAAATGAACCAACTTATTGTTTATGCACCCAAGTCTCGTATGCTAAAATGATTGGCTGTGATAATCCAGAT tgtccTGTTGAATGGTTTCATTTTACATGcgtcaaattaattatcaagcCCAAGGGAAAATGGTTTTGTCcaatatgtttgaaaaataagaagaaaaaataa